The genomic region ATTCTTACCCAGATAGTCCCTGTTCCTGGCATCCCTTATGGCCTTGGTAAGCCTCTCTACTGCCAGAGGATATTCTGCCCTGACATATACATAGCCCTGATTGGAACCAATGGCATACCCCGCTATGGCCATACCCTCCAACACGGAATGAGGGTCTCCCTCCAGTATGCTCCTATCCATGAAGGCACCTGGGTCTCCCTCGTCTGCATTGCAGACCACATACTTGGGTGTCGCCAGAGCCTTAGCTGCAAAACTCCATTTAAGTCCTGTAGGGAAACCGGCACCACCCCTGCCCCTCAAGCCAGATTTCTTCATCTCTTCTATTACATCATGGGGCGTCATTGTCTTTAAGACCTTCCTCAGCGCCTGATATCCATCATTTTCAATATAGTCACCAATAGAAAGCGGGTCTATCCTCCCCACGTTTCTCAATGCAATCTTAACCTGCCTGCTTAAAAACTCCTTATTTTTATATTCCAGTTCCTCTACTGGCTTCCCTTCAATAAGGTGTTTTTCCACTATCCTTCCTACATCCTCAGGCTTTAGATTGCTGTAGTATACGTTTTCCGGAAGTATTCTCATAATAGGTCCGGCACTGCAGGGACCCATACACCCTGTGACCTTTACCTCCACCTCATTATCTATGCCACTTTCTCTTACCCTCTTTAAAAGCTCATCCTTTACCTTCATGCATCCAGACGAAAGACAGCCACCACCGCCGCATACATATACACTCCTTTTCATGCCATCGCCCCCTTTACTGATTTCTGTACTTACCAAGGATTTCTGTCACCCTGTCTGGTTTTACCCTTGTATAGGTATCATCATCTACCATCATTACGGGACCCAGACCACATCCCCCAAGGCATCTTACCACCTTAAGGGTAAACTGCCCGTCATCGGTCGTATCCCCAGGCTTTACCTTCAGCTCTTTACACAGCCTCTCTATGGTCGAATCAGAGCCCTTCACATAGCATGCCGTCCCTTTGCAGATATTAACGGTGTGCCTGCCTTTGGGCTTTAAGGTAAAGAATGAATAGAATGTAGCCACACTGTATATTTCAGCCAATGTATTACCCAGCCTTGAACTTATCTCTTCTAATGCCTCATGGGGCAGATAGCCGAAGTGGCCCTGTACATCCCTCAATACCTCGATAAGCGCCCCCTTCTCTCTGGAATGTCTTGCTATAATCTCATCAATCTCTTTAAATTCCACAATATCACCTCCATCTATTACATAGCATATTTCATGCCAAAAAAATAACGACCTTTTTCATGAGAAAAAGGCCATTATTTCACAACTTTGATATTTACTAATGCTTTTATGCATTAAAAACTATTGTAAAAGTTTGTTAATAATGATATTAATTTAACATTAACAATGCATTGTCGCATTACTATCAATGCTTTGTTACATTAATACCGTACCTGTGAAGCTTTCTTACCACCGTGGATTGATTTACACCAAGAATTTCAGCAATCTCATATGTGGAGCTGTACTTTTCAACGCATTTTATAAAGAGCTCTTTTTCTAGCTGCTCTGTAGCGTCCTTTAAAGGCATTATCCCATTTAACATTATTCCTGATGTCTCCTGAGGTTTAATCAGCTTCAATACCCCCATAGCTGATACATACTTTTCTTCTGTGGTGACAATAAGCCTTTCTATGAGGTTCTCTAGTTCCCTTATATTACCCGGCCAACTGTATCCCATCATCACTTCTATGGCCTCATGGGTTATTACCTTCCCCATCTTATACTTTCGATTAAACCTGTCTAAGAAGAGCTCAACCAAAGGTGGTATATCCTCTATTCTTTCCCTTAGGGGAGGTATAATTATGGGCACAACATTAATCCTGTAGTAGAGGTCTTCACGGAAACTGCCCTCGGAAACCATCTTCTGCAGGTCTTTATTGGTGGCAGTAATAAGCCGTATATTGACATCCTTTTTATTTACCCCACCAAGCCTTATGATTTTTTTCTCCTGTATGACCTCCAGCAGTTTTACCTGAAGGTTTAATGGTAATTCTCCTATCTCATCTAATAAGAGGGTGCCATTATCGGCCATCTCAATAAGGCCGGGCTTGCCTTTAGAACTCGCTCCGGTAAATGCCCCAGTCTCATAGCCAAAAAGTTCTGACTCCAATAGGTTCTCTGGAATAGCTCCGCAGTTCACCTTGATAAAGGGGCCTTTATGCCTGGCGCTGTTTTTGTGTATAAACTCTGCCATAAGGTCCTTCCCAACGCCGGATTCACCCAGTATGAGTACGGTAGAGTCTACCTTAGCCATTCTTTTGGCTACGTCTATGACATTCCTCATTGAATTGCTTACTGCTACTATCTCTCCGCTCTCTATGTCGGGATATGTAGCCCTTGTGTATAGATAGTCTTTTATTTTTTCTATCTCCACCTCTTCTGCAGCCCTGTTCAGACGGTCAAGGTCCCGGGCATTAATCAGGACCATTATCAAATCTCCTTTATCGTCAAAGATGGGACTCCCTGTGGTTAAAAACCTTTTGCTGTTACTGCATTCCTGAAGTACTGTAATGCTCCTTTTCTCCCTTATAACCAGGCTGCTAACCGGTGGATTTAGCTGACATTTGTTTACAATATCCCTTATGTTATCCCCTTCTTTTACTTCTATCCCAAGCATCTCCATAAAAGCCCTGTTTATATGAAATATCTTACCATCCGTATCGCATATCAAAAGTCCGTCTGTGCAATTTTCTATGATGGCTTTTAGCTCTGTATTGTAAGCCATAATAGCCTCACTGCTCTTTATTTCTTTACTAAGCAGATATGGAAGGCACATACCTATCTCCGCTATACCCTGGTATACTGCTATTGCCTTATCCCTGCATGACGGATATCCGCAGGCACCGCAGTTTAATTCATCTTCTCTTCTATTTTTACCTGTATATGATAGAATTCGGCTGAGATCATCCTCTGATGGCTGAGCCAGTTTTTTATACCTTTTCTGAAATCTTTTTGTAAGGTCTAAGTTAAATGCTTCTATATCTTCGTAGGTCTTGTCTCTTGTTTTCTCCATATATGAAAGTACCTTTTGCCTCGATAGAAAACGATTTTTACCCTTTAAGTCCGGGCCTGATATGCAGCCCTTGCAGAAGAGTATATCTATGAGCGCTGGTGGGTTTTTCATCTCATGGAAAGATTCTAAGAACTCTATGCAGTCCTCCTTGCCCTCCACTATCATGTAATCTACAGGAAATTTTTCATTTATCAGGGTGGCCAGGCCTCCTGATAAAGGCATCTCTCTAGATACCCCTGTTACTGAAAATCCCTCATCAAAATCTCCATTGACTTCTAATAATGATTTATTTCTTTTTAAAATAGCCTTGAGCTCACTGAAGGTAAGGACCTCATCAACTAAATCCGACCTCAACCTCTCGTCTTTTTTAGCAACGCAAGGCCCTATAAATATAACCAAGGCATCAGGATTTTTGCTCTTTATATATTCGGCAGTACACTCCATGGGTGACTTTATCGGAGCAAGATATGACAAAAGATGTGGAAAATGAACCTCAATGAGATTTACCACTGCAGGACATGCAGAACTGATTACCGGCTTATTTTTTGACATATATTTTAAATATTCTTCAGTCATAATATCTGCACCCATGCTGACTTCATAAACTCCTTTAAAACCCAATTTCCTCATAATGCCAGGTAGTTTACATGGGTCATCAAAGGCTGCAGGAAAACTGGGGGCCAGAATAGCATAGGCATTGCCCCTTTTAATCAATTTTAAGGCATTCTTCGTCCCGTCCAGTATCTCCTTGGCATCCTGGCTGCACACCTTTACGCAGTTGCCGCAGCTTATGCACCTCTCAGCTATGATCTCTGCCTTCCCATCATACACCTTGATGGCCTTAACAGGGCAGTTTCTTATACAAGCATAACAGGCCCTGCACCTCTCCCTGATAGTGGAGACAACCTGCATAAAATCATCTCCCAATTCCTTCTTTATTAATATTATATACTTTTGTTAATTTTACATCAATATATATCTACAAAATCACTTCACTTTGTGATATGTGTCACAGAAATATCACCCTCAATGGATTAATATGTTCACAGATGAAAAAATTGAAGGAGGTACACAATCAATGAGTATGTTTTGTTATCAGTGTCAGGAGGCCTCAAAGGGCATAGGATGCGTACATCGCGGTACATGCGGCAAGACCGATGATACCGGCAATATGCAGGATTTATTGATATACACATTAAAGGGAATAGCAATGATGAATGCCCAGGCAAGAAAAGCTGGAATTAACGATGCAAATACCGACACCTTTATAATGGATGGTCTATTTTCCACAATAACCAACGTAAACTTTGATAAGAATTATTTTGTAGAAAAAGTAAGAGAAGCACTCTCACTCCGTGAGAAGATAAAGGCACAGCTCAAAGAGGCAGGAGTCAATCTGGATAACATGCATGATGCAGCCACATGGTATGCTGACTCCGAGGAGAAATTTGGTAAAAAGGCCCAAAATGTTGGTATACTTTCCACAGAAAATGAAGACATAAGGTCACTAAGGTCACTCATATTGTATGGCGTAAAGGGTATGGCAGCCTATGCTTACCACGCAGCCAACCTTGGATATATTGACCCTGAAATTTTTGAGTTTATGGAAAAGGCCCTTATTGCCACACTGGATGACACCATGACTGTAGATGACTATGTAGCCTTGACTATGGAGACAGGTAAGTATGGGGTAAATGTAATGGCCCTCCTTGACAAGGCCAACACATCCACATACGGAAACCCGGAGATAACAAAGGTAGACATCGGCGTCAGGAATAACCCAGGTATACTCATAAGCGGTCACGACCTTAAAGACTTAGAGCAGCTCTTAGAGCAGACTCAAGGTACAGGTGTTGACGTATATACCCATGGTGAAATGCTCCCGGCACACTACTATCCGGCATTTAAGAAATATCCCAACTTCGCTGGAAACTACGGAAACGCATGGTGGATGCAGGATAGAGAATTTGAGAGCTTCAACGGCCCAATCCTCATGACCACAAACTGCTTAGTACCCCCAAGGGATTCCTACAAGGACAGGGTATACACAACCGGTGTTGTAGGATTTGAGGGGGTAAAGCATATCCCTGAAGGACCTGATGGCAAGAAGGACTTCTCAGAGATAATAGAACATGCTAAAAGGTGTAAACCTCCTATAGAAATTGAAAATGGCGAAATAGTGGGTGGATTTGCTCACGAACAGGTGTTCAGCCTTGCTGATAAGGTTGTAGAAGCAGTAAAATCAGGGGCAATAAAGAGGTTCTTTGTAATGGCAGGCTGCGACGGCAGGTTCAAGGACAGGAGATATTACACAGAATTTGCCAAAGCCCTTCCAAGAGACGCCGTGATCCTCACTGCAGGATGCGCAAAGTACAGATACAACA from Clostridiales bacterium harbors:
- the nuoE gene encoding NADH-quinone oxidoreductase subunit NuoE, which gives rise to MEFKEIDEIIARHSREKGALIEVLRDVQGHFGYLPHEALEEISSRLGNTLAEIYSVATFYSFFTLKPKGRHTVNICKGTACYVKGSDSTIERLCKELKVKPGDTTDDGQFTLKVVRCLGGCGLGPVMMVDDDTYTRVKPDRVTEILGKYRNQ
- a CDS encoding sigma 54-interacting transcriptional regulator, which encodes MQVVSTIRERCRACYACIRNCPVKAIKVYDGKAEIIAERCISCGNCVKVCSQDAKEILDGTKNALKLIKRGNAYAILAPSFPAAFDDPCKLPGIMRKLGFKGVYEVSMGADIMTEEYLKYMSKNKPVISSACPAVVNLIEVHFPHLLSYLAPIKSPMECTAEYIKSKNPDALVIFIGPCVAKKDERLRSDLVDEVLTFSELKAILKRNKSLLEVNGDFDEGFSVTGVSREMPLSGGLATLINEKFPVDYMIVEGKEDCIEFLESFHEMKNPPALIDILFCKGCISGPDLKGKNRFLSRQKVLSYMEKTRDKTYEDIEAFNLDLTKRFQKRYKKLAQPSEDDLSRILSYTGKNRREDELNCGACGYPSCRDKAIAVYQGIAEIGMCLPYLLSKEIKSSEAIMAYNTELKAIIENCTDGLLICDTDGKIFHINRAFMEMLGIEVKEGDNIRDIVNKCQLNPPVSSLVIREKRSITVLQECSNSKRFLTTGSPIFDDKGDLIMVLINARDLDRLNRAAEEVEIEKIKDYLYTRATYPDIESGEIVAVSNSMRNVIDVAKRMAKVDSTVLILGESGVGKDLMAEFIHKNSARHKGPFIKVNCGAIPENLLESELFGYETGAFTGASSKGKPGLIEMADNGTLLLDEIGELPLNLQVKLLEVIQEKKIIRLGGVNKKDVNIRLITATNKDLQKMVSEGSFREDLYYRINVVPIIIPPLRERIEDIPPLVELFLDRFNRKYKMGKVITHEAIEVMMGYSWPGNIRELENLIERLIVTTEEKYVSAMGVLKLIKPQETSGIMLNGIMPLKDATEQLEKELFIKCVEKYSSTYEIAEILGVNQSTVVRKLHRYGINVTKH
- the hcp gene encoding hydroxylamine reductase: MSMFCYQCQEASKGIGCVHRGTCGKTDDTGNMQDLLIYTLKGIAMMNAQARKAGINDANTDTFIMDGLFSTITNVNFDKNYFVEKVREALSLREKIKAQLKEAGVNLDNMHDAATWYADSEEKFGKKAQNVGILSTENEDIRSLRSLILYGVKGMAAYAYHAANLGYIDPEIFEFMEKALIATLDDTMTVDDYVALTMETGKYGVNVMALLDKANTSTYGNPEITKVDIGVRNNPGILISGHDLKDLEQLLEQTQGTGVDVYTHGEMLPAHYYPAFKKYPNFAGNYGNAWWMQDREFESFNGPILMTTNCLVPPRDSYKDRVYTTGVVGFEGVKHIPEGPDGKKDFSEIIEHAKRCKPPIEIENGEIVGGFAHEQVFSLADKVVEAVKSGAIKRFFVMAGCDGRFKDRRYYTEFAKALPRDAVILTAGCAKYRYNKLDLGDINGIPRVLDAGQCNDSYSLALIALKLKEVFGLDDINELPVSYNIAWYEQKAVIVLLALLYLGVKDIHLGPTLPAFLSPNVAKVLVENFGIGGITTVEDDIKMFMGA